The following proteins come from a genomic window of Phacochoerus africanus isolate WHEZ1 chromosome 9, ROS_Pafr_v1, whole genome shotgun sequence:
- the LOC125136686 gene encoding olfactory receptor 11H6-like has protein sequence MDRSSTHPVSEFILLGFTCTWAMQIFLFSLFSVMYVLTLIGNLCITCTVWWDQHLHTPMYILLANFSFLEMWYVTSTVPSMLANFLSETKTISFSGCFLQFYFFFSMGTTETFFLSAMAFDRYLAICRPLHYPTVMTVQRCIRMGACCWVCGFSCFLFPVYLISQLPFCGPNTIDHFLCDPGPLMKLSCVPAPATEIVCAIFNSVLIFSTFLFITSSYTLVIRAVLRVPSAEGRRKAFSTCGSHLAVVSLFYGSIMVMYVSPTAGNPAGIQKIVTLFYSVMTPLFNPLIYSLRNKEMKEALRKLCRSMLFGQRQLLKY, from the exons atggacagatcatcaacac ACCCTGTGAGTGAATTCATTCTTCTTGGCTTCACCTGTACCTGGGCAATGCAGATTTTCCTCTTCTCACTCTTCTCTGTGATGTACGTGTTGACACTAATTGGAAACCTGTGCATTACCTGCACAGTGTGGTGGGACCagcacctccacacccccatgtacatCCTGCTGGCCAATTTTTCCTTCCTGGAGATGTGGTATGTCACCTCCACTGTCCCCAGTATGCTAGCAAACTTTCTCTCCGAGACCAAGACCATCTCCTTCTCTGGTTGCTTCCTCCAGTTCTACTTCTTCTTCTCCATGGGCACCACTGAGACATTCTTCTTATCTGCCATGGCATTTGATAGGTATCTTGCTATCTGCAGGCCCCTACACTACCCCACTGTCATGACAGTTCAACGCTGCATCAGAATGGGAGCCTGCTGCTGGGTGTGTGGcttctcctgtttccttttcccaGTTTATCTCATCTCCCAGCTTCCTTTTTGTGGCCCTAATACTATTGATCACTTTTTATGTGACCCGGGACCCCTCATGAAGTTGTCTTGTGTGCCAGCCCCTGCCACTGAGATCGTCTGTGCCATCTTTAACTCAGTCCTAATTTTCTCCACGTTCCTGTTCATTACCAGCTCCTACACCCTGGTAATCAGGGCTGTGCTTAGGGTCCCCTCAGCAGAAGGCAGGCGTAAGGCtttctccacctgtggctcccatttGGCTGTGGTGTCCCTGTTCTATGGCTCAATCATGGTGATGTATGTGAGTCCCACAGCAGGCAATCCAGCAGGGATTCAGAAAATTGTGACTTTATTTTACTCTGTGATGACTCCACTTTTCAATCCCCTGATCTACAGCCTCCGAAATAAGGAGATGAAGGAAGCCCTGAGAAAACTGTGTAGGAGCATGCTATTTGGTCAAAGACAGCTTCTCAAGTACTAG
- the LOC125136685 gene encoding olfactory receptor 11G2-like: MNVSSRETTHTVSHFILLGFPSHPRMQLLYFGLFSVAYTLTLMGNTAIVCAVRWDRRLHTPMYILLGNFSLLEICYVTTTVPNMLANFLSTSKSISFVSCFAQFYFFFSFGCDEGFYLCIMAFDRYLAICRPLHYPRIMTKQLCTGLIVSGWSCGFILFLTPVVLISQLPYCGPNVINHFMCDPVPLMMLSCSEDTTTQFIYSTFNSIFMTGTFLFILCSYALVILAVLRMPSAASKRKAFSTCASHLAVVILFFGSVMVMYVSPGSEHPVEMQKLVTLFYSVITPLCNPLIYSLRNKEMKTALRKVCGTEGHVSKIQMRAKFHFSNATYLNKT, from the coding sequence ATGAATGTGTCCAGCAGAGAAACCACCCACACCGTTAGCCACTTTATCCTCCTCGGCTTCCCCTCACACCCACGAATGCAGCTCCTCTACTTCGGGCTCTTCTCAGTAGCCTACACCCTGACCCTGATGGGGAACACAGCCATTGTCTGCGCTGTGCGGTGGGATCGGCGCCTTCACACCCCCATGTACATCCTCTTGGGGAACTTCTCTCTCCTGGAAATATGTTATGTCACCACGACTGTCCCTAACATGTTGGCCAACTTCCTGTCCACAAGCAAGTCCATCTCCTTTGTGAGCTGTTTTGCAcagttctatttcttcttctctttcggGTGTGATGAGGGCTTCTACCTTTGCATCATGGCCTTTGACAGGTACCTTGCCATCTGCCGTCCTCTGCACTACCCACGCATCATGACAAAACAACTGTGCACTGGCCTCATCGTCTCTGGGTGGTCCTGTGGGTTCATCCTCTTCCTAACCCCGGTCGTTCTCATTTCTCAGTTGCCCTATTGTGGCCCAAATGTCATCAACCATTTCATGTGTGATCCTGTCCCACTGATGATGCTGTCCTGTTCTGAAGACACCACCACACAATTTATTTACTCTACTTTCAATTCCATTTTCATGACTGGCACCTTTCTCTTCATCCTCTGCTCCTATGCTCTGGTGATTCTGGCTGTGCTAAGGATGCCCTCGGCAGCGAGCAAGCGCAAGGCTTTCTCCACTTGTGCTTCTCATCTGGCTGTGGTAATCCTCTTTTTTGGCTCTGTTATGGTGATGTATGTTAGCCCTGGATCAGAACACCCAGTGGAAATGCAAAAActtgtgactttattttattctgtgataACACCTTTATGCAATCCTCTAATTTATAGCCTCCGGAACAAGGAGATGAAGACTGCCCTAAGGAAAGTATGTGGGACTGAAGGACATGTTAGTAAAATACAAATGAGagctaaatttcatttttcaaatgcaaCTTACCTTAATAAGACATAA